The DNA sequence GATTCTCCCTAAGCAAGACAGATACGCCGAAAAAAAAGCCAAATTCCGAATTTAAGGGGGAATTTGTGAAGCATGTTAGAGTGATTAAGATTATTCTCGGGCTTATTTTACTGTTTTCCGGTATTGCTAAGATTGCAGATCCGTCAAAAGCAGTAAATCTTATGCTTGAGTTTAAGATTGTTCCCGAGTCTGTAATCCTCATTATTATTTCAATTCTTCCTGTTTTAGAAATTTTATTCGGAGTGCTCTTGATATCAAATATGTATCAAAAGTTTGCATCAATTTCCGCACTGGTTTTGTTTACAGGATTTTTCCTTATAAGCATTTACGGAACAATTACAGGCCTTAATTCAGACTGCGGGTGTTTCGGGTCTGTGATAAAAAGCAGGATTGGGTGGGGTATGGTTGTGAGAAATGGGGTGTTTGTTATTGGGTGCGGGTATGCGGGAAGGAAAAAGTTAAAGTAATGATTATATATAATAACCAATAGCGTATCGTGATATGCCGGCATGGAGGAATTAATAAAATACTAATCTCATTGGAGGGAATAATGAAAAAGAGTAATATCAATTTATTCGTAATTATAATGTTATTTTCCATTATAGTTTCATCTGTAGGATTAATTTATTCGTTTATTAAACCGGAAGAGGCAAACGCAATGGCTTTACCTATTTTCTTACCAGGAAAACAAACAACGATATTTGATATGCCAACATGTAAATGTTTAGACAAAAATGAATTTAGCTGTATTTGTTGGTTTTAAAAAAATAAATAAGATTTCAGTATAAAACTTAAATGACCGGCATATCACAATTAAAATTAATGTGATAAATGAATATCATAGATGAGGATAACACAAATGAAAAGAAAAATTAATTTGTTTTTTGTAATTGCAATTTATTTTGGTTTTATACAATATACTACAATTTTATACGGAAAAAATAATAATCATTGGAATGGTAAAAGAGGTAAAGAATTATTTTCACATATATTTGTTAAAAAAAATAAAATAAATCTTGATTATGGTGAGAATATATTGTTCTCAATCTTTGGTATAGCGATTGATAATAGGAATAATATAATAATTACTGATACGTACGGAAAACAAGTCGTTGTATTTTCTGCAGATGGGAAAATTGAGAAAGTAATTGCCAAGGAAGGTAAGGGGCCGGGTGAAGTACTAATGCCTACTGTTGTTACAATTGGTGATAGCGGTAAGATATATTTGGTAGATCATGTAATGAGAAGAATCTCAATATTCAGTAGTGATTATAAATTTAAGGATTCTTTTATCTTCAAAACAAGGCATCAACAGCCATTTTGTATATCCAAGGTAAAAGATTATATATTTATGTCAGGAGCAAATGTGTTAATCTCTGACTATGATCCAGAGAAAGATATTGTTTTCAGAAAAGAGCCGCTGTTTATTAATAAATACGATTGTAATGGCAATTATTTAAAATCATTTTTCCCTATTGGCAAAAAGTATAGTAATACAATTATAAGTAGTGATGATTGTTTTTTTTATATTTGTAATGATAGTATTTATGCAGTGCAGGAGCATTTGTATAAAATTCATGTATTTGATTTGAATGGTAAATTATATCGTTCTTTCGGGGAAAAACCTTCATATTTTAAGCAGGTAAAAAGGAAGGATATATTAAGTGAAAAGAGAAAGCTTACAAAGGAAGAGGGCGCGTTATTTCGAATATCATATAGTAAAATAGTTTCAATACTGGCTTTCGATAATTTTATAATTTTACAAAGTTCAATACCTTTAAAAGCAGTAGATGACGAATATGATTTTAATAAAGGCGAGTACAGAATAGATATTTATAACATAGGAGGAAAATTGCTAATAAGTGGAGTAAGTTCAGGGATATTTGAAATGAGATGCACAGATAAAGATAATAATATTTATTTTGTTGAGTATAAAGACTTTGGTGATGAATCCCGTCCGCCCAAATATATTATTGGTAAATACCGTTTAAATACAGAACTACTGAAAAAGATAGAGAAGGGTTTGTAGATGAGTAAAAATAATATTTTCGGGATATTCTTTATAGTTATTGCCGTACTTTGCATTAGTAATATATCATTAATTGTCAGAGTAAACAGCCAAAATAAAAAGATTGCTAAATTAAGTTATAAAAATAGAATTCAACAATTAGATAGAGAGTTAAAAGCAAAAAAACTGCCTGATTTCACATTAAAAGATATTGAAGGAAACCTTGTAAATTCTGATTCCATTTTGCATAAAAAGCCTTATACGCTTTTTGTGTTTTTTTCACCTTCTGACTGCGGTTCATGTTTAATGGAAAGGTTTTTCTGGCAGAAGATAGCAGATAAAAGAGATATTAATGTTATTGGAGTAACCAACCATAATCTGCGGGAATTGAAAAAATGGCTTAGACAGGCACAATTTAACATACCGATTTTACATGATAAAAAGAGTGAATTGTATCTGTCAATAGGAATTAACAAGACCCCTGCAAAGGTCTTGGTGGACACACAGCAAAGAATTTATTTTATAGATACAAATAATTATATTTACAGAGATACACAGAAGTATTTTTTAAGACTGATAGATGAAGTAATTTTAAAGGATAAGAAGAGTAGTTAATTAATCAGAAAGCTGGATTTTTCCACTCTTCTCAAACATATTGTACTTGGTAAAGAATATGAAAAGAAGCTTGGCTTCTTGGGGTAGAAATTTGCAGAGCTCGACTTTTCTTCTGGTTCTCAGGCAGGAGTTTGGGAATCAAAGGAAAGAAATAAGTAGTTATTGGAAATATAATAGGAACAAAAATAAAAAACCACTTGACAAAACTTTTTTTTACATTTTACAAGTTGATGGTATATTTTAAGCAGTACAGCATTTGCATCTTTAGTTTTAGCATCTTACCATAATTGCAGCAAAGCAGTTTTGCATCTAATTGCAGAGGGATTGGTACATCCTGGAATTAAAAGGAGTATTTCCTCAATAAGACAGATGCGTCAAGATTTATTCGAAAAATAATACTACAAATTCAGGGGGAATTTGTGAATATTGTGAAAGCTGTTAAGTTTATTCTCGGTTTGGTTTTACTTTTTTCCGGAATTAGCAAGATTCTTGATCCGGGGAAAGCGGTATATCTTATGATTGAGTTGAAAATCATTCCTGAAGATTTGATTCTGATAATTATTTCAATCTTACTAGTGCTTGAGATTTTAATTGGTGTTTTTCTTGTTTCCGGAATGTATCATAAGTTTGCAACAATTATTAGAGTAATAAGCATTAAATGTCAGCGGGTCAATTCCCTGATTATATCGGCCTTGTCCGGAAACATACGTAAGAGTTCCGCTCGGCCTGCAAGTGTAAAATCCGCAAAATCGAAACCCGGAGCAACTGTGCAGCCTACAAGAGTAAAATCAGGAGAGGTTCCGATATCTTCAGCAGAATATGTAGAAGCGCCGAACCAGGAACCTTCAGGAATAACAGCCTGAAAAATTTTACCTTTTTCGAGATTGCTTCCAAGTTTTATTGTATAGTATCTGCTTCCAGGATCAATTATGTGCAGCAAAAGAGGCGAACCGTAATAGAAATGCCACAGTTCATCCTGTTTTATGGAGTGAAAAGCAGAGAATTCTCCTCTCCGCAGCAGAAAATAGATTGCTGTTGAAAACGAGCGGTCTCCGTTAAAGCGTGCAGGAAGGTGTGCCCTGTGAATTATTTCGTTTGACCTGTAAGTCTCTCGGAAAAATCCACCCTCCGGATGCGGAGAGAGTTTTAATTTGTCAATCCAGTATTCTGCATTACCTGTCTGCATGTTAAAACCCTACAGCCCCTGCTGTATAACTTTGTTTGTCAGTGTACCGAGGCCTGAAATTGATATATCAATAACATCACCGTGTTTTACGGGAGAAACACCCTCAGGTGTGCCTGTGGCAATTATATCCCCGGGTTCAAGTGTCATGAATTTTGTGATATAAGATATAATCCGGCCGATATTAAAAATCATATCTTTTGTACTGGCTTTCTGGCGTGTTTCGTTATTTACTTTTAATTCAATTTCAAGATTATCCGGATTCTCTATAACATCAGCCGGAACAATAAACGGGCCCACAGGCATGAAAGTATCAATGCTTTTTGAAGGGAACCAGGGATTCCCGTTTTTAATATCAGTTTTCTGCATTTCCCGTGCTGTTATATCATTAACAATAGTAAATCCTGCTACATAATCTAAAGCATTGTCTTCAGTTACATTTTTTGCCTGTTTGCCTATTATAATACCAAGTTCTGCTTCATGGTCAACTCTCGTGTTCAGCCATGACGGAATTATTATATCCTGTTTATGCCCGATTACTGCAGACGGAGCTTTTGCAAAAAAGACAGGCTCTTCAGGAATTGAATGCTTGAGCTCTTCTGCATGGGCTTTGTAATTGCGGCCGATACATATTATTTTTGAAGGACGGGAAATAGGCGGATTTATTACAGCGTCTTCAGGCACTTCAAGATCCCGCTTTTTTGATGTGACCCATGGCTCATCCATTACTGCTTTGATAACTTCTCCGGAGCAGTAACCCATTTCGACAAGCATCTGGAGAAATGGAATTTGTATGGGGTTTTTTGACCCCTGAGCTTTTTGATAAATTTCAAGTGCACTACTCAAGTTTAAAGAGCCATTGTCCGTCTCAGCTCCGATGGCAAATAAATCGTTATTATATGTGTAAGAAAAAAGTTTCATAATGTCCCCGTAATTTTTTAAAGATAAATGACTTCTATGAATTGTAATTATTTACTTTGATTT is a window from the bacterium genome containing:
- a CDS encoding TlpA family protein disulfide reductase codes for the protein MSKNNIFGIFFIVIAVLCISNISLIVRVNSQNKKIAKLSYKNRIQQLDRELKAKKLPDFTLKDIEGNLVNSDSILHKKPYTLFVFFSPSDCGSCLMERFFWQKIADKRDINVIGVTNHNLRELKKWLRQAQFNIPILHDKKSELYLSIGINKTPAKVLVDTQQRIYFIDTNNYIYRDTQKYFLRLIDEVILKDKKSS
- a CDS encoding methylamine utilization protein encodes the protein MKHVRVIKIILGLILLFSGIAKIADPSKAVNLMLEFKIVPESVILIIISILPVLEILFGVLLISNMYQKFASISALVLFTGFFLISIYGTITGLNSDCGCFGSVIKSRIGWGMVVRNGVFVIGCGYAGRKKLK
- a CDS encoding cupin domain-containing protein, with the protein product MQTGNAEYWIDKLKLSPHPEGGFFRETYRSNEIIHRAHLPARFNGDRSFSTAIYFLLRRGEFSAFHSIKQDELWHFYYGSPLLLHIIDPGSRYYTIKLGSNLEKGKIFQAVIPEGSWFGASTYSAEDIGTSPDFTLVGCTVAPGFDFADFTLAGRAELLRMFPDKADIIRELTR
- a CDS encoding 6-bladed beta-propeller — its product is MKRKINLFFVIAIYFGFIQYTTILYGKNNNHWNGKRGKELFSHIFVKKNKINLDYGENILFSIFGIAIDNRNNIIITDTYGKQVVVFSADGKIEKVIAKEGKGPGEVLMPTVVTIGDSGKIYLVDHVMRRISIFSSDYKFKDSFIFKTRHQQPFCISKVKDYIFMSGANVLISDYDPEKDIVFRKEPLFINKYDCNGNYLKSFFPIGKKYSNTIISSDDCFFYICNDSIYAVQEHLYKIHVFDLNGKLYRSFGEKPSYFKQVKRKDILSEKRKLTKEEGALFRISYSKIVSILAFDNFIILQSSIPLKAVDDEYDFNKGEYRIDIYNIGGKLLISGVSSGIFEMRCTDKDNNIYFVEYKDFGDESRPPKYIIGKYRLNTELLKKIEKGL
- a CDS encoding fumarylacetoacetate hydrolase family protein, yielding MDEPWVTSKKRDLEVPEDAVINPPISRPSKIICIGRNYKAHAEELKHSIPEEPVFFAKAPSAVIGHKQDIIIPSWLNTRVDHEAELGIIIGKQAKNVTEDNALDYVAGFTIVNDITAREMQKTDIKNGNPWFPSKSIDTFMPVGPFIVPADVIENPDNLEIELKVNNETRQKASTKDMIFNIGRIISYITKFMTLEPGDIIATGTPEGVSPVKHGDVIDISISGLGTLTNKVIQQGL